The stretch of DNA GCTCAATCTTTTCATGATGCACTGGTATCCTTTTAAACAAACTCCATGCACTCAAGTCTACGATTGTACACCCAACCCTTGACCCTTCAACTCATTGGAGATACCCTTCAAAGGGGACTGGTGAATTTGGGAAAGGTGATGCTTTTTTGTGGAGGGCAGTTTTCTCATGGCTAAATAGCCTGCCCAGTGGAGTCTTGAGACAGGATTAAGTGCACCaattttcagaaagagaaatggTACCCATACAAGCCCTTGCCAATTCCTTCTTCCATGGCCACTAGGAGGCAGTTGGATTCGATAAAGGGTTGAATCAgctcaaattcaacttcagatacttaactgTGTAATTCTGGCCAAATCATTTCAGTCTGtctgatttcagtttcctcatctgtaaagtggggataataaaaacatctgcctcccaagattgttatgaggataaaatggaaGAGCATTTTAAAGTGCTTTGAGCATTATATATATAGGGTGTCACAAAAGTATTAGTATAGTTTTAGGtgtattaatgaaataaatactgTTGTTATTCTGTGGACATATCAATtccctttgagcctcagtttcctcatctataaaatgagttggatgaGCTTGAAAATTCCTTTTAGCTTTCTGTCCATGATTTGAGGTGACTTTGGATTGGCCGAGGTGGGAGAGAAAGCAAGGGcgggaggaagaaagagggaagaggttAACAAACCCTGACATGGCTTCAAAGAATGAATCCAAGAGGTATCCAGGGATCAAATCTTGGTTCTGCTACCTACTGCCTGTGCAGTTCTGAAAAAGTTCCTCCTTCTTTCTGTTCCAGTTTTTTCCTATATGCAATGATAGGGGGTCTCTAGCAATCCTTCCAGCACCCCTCTGATCCTAAGGCATGTTGGCTGACTGACTTCAGCAACAAGGCTGATgatggcacctagctgcccccgatgaCCATGGAGAAGGCACACTTAGTAGCCTAAGTGGATACCACTTCTTCTTTTATAGAAAATTAGCTCATTCAGCTCATAGGGCAGGTTTCTTTAGCCATACTATCTCTGAACCACCAACACCCCAGATTCCCTAAACTTCTTGGTCTAGGAGAATagatttttggttgtttgttttgatttattcTCTGGCTCTTAAAACTATAAAACAAGAATATAATTCTAACTTTACTGTTTGAGAATTCCCAAATCTCAAGTTCCTTTTCAAGGATCTCCTAATTCACTATTTTCCTTTCATAGacatatttttgtgttttttttggatccttgacctttcttttatttttggcagAGTAGGAAGAAAGCAAGAATGATGGAAGGTTTATTTACAACAGGAAAAAGTCACCTTCCCATAGATTATAGGCAAAATGGGGCTGGAGGCCAGTATCTCATAGTCcacaaaaaaagggaaggagataagTTTCTTGGGGGAGATATGGTTTGATCTCACATTGGCTCTCCAGCAGCCTACTGGAGAGACTGTACAGCTTCAGACAAACTCCTATGTTGGGCCCACTTTGCCATGTGCAAAGATATACTCGTTTCCCAGGATCCAAAATGTTCAAGACACAGTTGttgttttttattccttcctttaatCTTAGGTGAAAGAGACACAGGggttcaaaaataaaaacctcctCCCCTTCCCAGACCTTCACTGGCTTCCCCACCCTCAAGTAcctctttccctccctaacaAGGGCAGAGAAGAGAGCACAGGGAGTAGGCATTTCATgcaggaaaggggaaaagtagGGTATACGCCAAGCAAGGTGCTGGTCTCTTTCcaaatataaatacacatgtcAAAACTTGTGGAaaaaccaccaccacccccatcaccaccaccagCACTCCCACCCTCCCAGCCACTCTCCTCTCTCTGCTGATGTTTGGGGAGGAAGGTTGAGGAGGAGGTGGCATCAGGGTATTAGTGGACTCCAGACTACTGCATCCGTTGAGCTTGTACTCCCCGAGTCTCCTGCTCCGTGTAGAACAGGTGACACTCAGGATCTCCTCGAATAGTGGGAGCCCCCTGGATCAGCTTGCCAGTATGGGGATTCACACACCAGCACTCCCCACGCTGACCATTCAGAGACATCTTACACTGGGGAGAGAAAAGATGGGATGGGAAATAGAGGACATCGTCACCTTCAGCATCATCCATTAAGGTTTTCAGGCAATTCTTGGATCACTGGATCTCTGAGGCTCAATCCAGTGGCTCATCAAGTTTTTTCAACTGAATGCTACTAACAAGGAATAATATGAGTACATATAACTTTGGGATGAGGTGGGGAGGTAGGTCAGCTAGGATGAGTCAGGATTACCATATTTACAGATCTAAATCTCCCCACCTAACTTCTTGACCTTAATATTGTCCAATTGGATGGAAAATGGCCACCCCTAGGGGCTAAAAGAATGATACCTTCAAGCTTATCCCGACTTTCCCATCTCTCTCCTAatactgaaagaaagaaaggaaggaagaaaggaaggaaggaaggaaggaaggaaggaaggaaggaaggaaggaaagaaggaaggaaggaaaaagaaagagagaaagagagagaaagaacaagaaagagaggaaggaaggaaggaaggaaggaaggaaggaaggaaggaaggaaggaaggaaggaaggaaggaaggaaggaaggaaggaagcagaaggaaagaaaaggaagagaggaaggaaagaaagacagaaagacagaaagaaagaaagagagagagagaaagaaagaaaggaaggaaggaaggaaggaaggaaggaaggaaggaaggaaggaaggaaggaaggaaggaaggaaggaaggaaggaaggaaggaaaaagaaagagaaagaaaaagaaaaagagagaaagaaagaaagagagagagaaagaaagaaaggaaggaaggaaggaaggaaggaaggaaggaaggaaggaaggaaggaaggaaggaaggaagaaggaaagaaagaaagaaagaagaaagaaagaaaaagagagagaaagagagaaagagagaaagaaagagaaagagaaagaaagaaagaaagaaagaaagaaagaaagtcaggAGTCCACTTGCCTGTTTGAGATTGTAGAGACCTTGCTTGTCACAATTGGGAATGTGCAGGGAGTAGAGATGCTCCAAGGGACCACGCTCATCTGGGAGGCGCATGGTAGAAATCCGCTCCAGGACCTGGTCCAGCTCCTGCTGGCAGGGAGTCTATGCAGGgccaagaaggaaagagaggaagttcagagaagggacagagaaaaagaagattgGGGGTGGAGAAGTTGTCTGCTGACCGACAAGGAGGGGAGCCAACTCCCACACAGCAGACAAGGGGACAAGCTTGAGTTCTCTCTCGTCCTCCCTGGCACTCCCACATCTCCAGGGAAAGCCTTCGATGCATTAGAAAAGGACTGGACTTCGGAAGGATGCAAAGGCTTGGAAAAACATTTCTAGGCAGCAACTCCAACTAAAGAATTTGAATGGCTGTCGAGCACATCGACATTTGTTGTGTGGAacagtggagagagtgttggATGTGGAGTTAGAAGAACTGAGTTCTTTGAATCCTATCTTGGGTATGTACTAGTtcatgtgaccctagacaaatcacttaccttAAGCCTCAGGTTCCACATCTGGGGTATGTCAACAGTATCCACACAGAAATAATGGGAGGCTCAAATAAGGTAAGAAATGTAAAGCTCTTGGCAAGCTTTAAGTATAATATCAATGCTTGTTGTTACTTTTAGTCATCTTCTTTATCCAAGGTAGCCATGGGGCATCCCCCCTTACCCCTTAAGATCCTGCCACATTCCTAGACTAACAGTGACAGAGTTAAAAAGAGAATCCTAAATGAGGGTCAGATTTGAATATAGGCCACATAgatgtacatatttatttatttatctttctctggTCTAATCTCAAAGTCTAAAAATAAACGgataggagcatagatttagagccagaaagaatctcagagatgctttgatcCAACCCTCTCACTTTATacatgaaaaaaactgagaaccagagaggTTGAGACACAAGAACACACATGAATAGCAAAACAGCTGAtccaggatctgaactcagattcagACTCCTTTCCATTGGAAACAGCAATGAACATCTTATGGGTCCATCATCATCCCGATGATGCAGCAAAGACAACAGGTCCagagagtgatttgcccaaggtcacactgctactaAATGACAAAGATTAAAGCCTACTGGGATAACACCACTGCCACATTCTCTTATTAGGTACATCATCCTCTCCCAGATAGTTAATACAGAGAAACTGAATGTTTTCTGTGTATGCAGATTCTTATCAACCTGAGTCCCCTCTTCCACTCATCCCTCTCGCCCTCTCCACTGACCCTAGTAGGAGGTGGGCGCAGTTTCTTGGTGTCTTCATGGATATGATGATGCATGGTGACTTTGCCCAGCTGTCGGTGCTGCCCTATGACCTTCTCCCGAATCACTGCTAATTCCTTCATGCCAGACTTGTGGGGCTTCCGGCCCCCACCACCTATTACACTCACTGTCCCATCCACATGGTTCTCTGCCAGTCCGCCATCCGAGTCATCAATGTTAtctagaggaaagagaaaggaaaaatatatcttGCAGTTTTCAGAACTTGATTACCAaagtgtctgtttgtgtgtgtgtgtgtgtgtgtgtgtgtgtgtgtgtgtatgtgtgtgtgtattcttcaAAAGTTGTACATCCTCTTTAATTTCTGGCAGTCTTTGAATCATATCTTGGACATGTGCTTCACTTAGAGCACTTTACCTGGAGCTTGTgaagttattttcatttcatattttgataactgtatttcaatgtaattggtttcttttataattctacatattttattttatgcattaaaaacattattccttAAGAGGTCCATAGGCTGCTCCAGATAGCCAAAAAAAGTCCatgacaaaaaagattaagaagccCTGGTCTAAGAAGattagggaaagggagagaactGGTATTCTATTCTTAAGACTCTCTGGAAAAAGCCATTCCAGGGTTTTTCAAATGCCAAAATTACAAAGTTTTGCCTCATGCCCCACTTAAATATACTTCTCTTCCCATCCTGAATTATTTAAATCCAGACTATATCTGTCCTAAAGTTTATAAATGACGTTTCTAAGCTCCTTCAAAGCCCTCATTAAAGCGCCAACCTATAGAATCATGGTGGTTCTTCCAAGTATAAGACAGTGCAAGATGGAGAGGGGAAGAGTGTGGGAACAGGTGGAGCTCATTGCTTCAATAGCGGTTGAAGTGGTCTTTTCTGAATTTCAGAACACAATTATTTAGCACACAAATAATGGGGGTGAAGAGGATAGAGACTCAAGGATGAAAGGTTTCTAATGGGGAGATAACCCAGAACAAGAATTACTTTTTTTCAGATTCCCTGGGAGGTTTGGGGGGAACAGAAAGGGgagaaaacttaaaagaaaataactaggggcggctaggtgggtaaagcaccggccctgaagtcaggagtacctgggttcaaatcctgtctcagacacttaattacctagctgtgtggccttgggcaaagccacttaaccccgtttgccttgcaaaaccctaaaaaaaaaaaaataactagagTTGACAAGGACTTCAGATGTCCTTTACTCCACCACCCTGAGGGAAGGGAAGCCTGACCATGATCCCTGACAGACATTGTTGTGATTTCCACTCTTCTTCAAGAACTCCTTTGCTAtacaagtttgtttttttagggtttttttttttgcaaggaaaatggggttaagtgacttgcccaaggccacacagctaggtaattattaagtgtctgagactggatttgaacccaggtactcctgactctagggctggtgctttatccattacgccacctagccaccccaactataCAAGTTCTTTTCCCAaaactccttccctctttctgttgTCCCTTAACCTTTGAGAATTGGCAAACTTGCTCCTTATATCTAACTGAACACTTCCTGTTCCAATTCAAGAAGTAAATGACATGGATATAATGTCCTTTTtgctctctgaggtaccaccaagCAATCCAAAGGGAAGCAAAGTTTTAATGGTGAAAGAAATGACAATATAAAGCAATTTCCTTTTGGAGCATTCACTTTAAATAAAGCATTTCACTTCCTAATAATCCTGAAGGAAGGAGGCCCCGAGCCCAAGCCCTGAGAGATGGTGCTGTGGTTTCCACTCTTCTTCAAGAACTCCCTTGCTGTACAATTTTTGTACAATTTTCTAAACTAAGGTTGAGAATCATTAATTGACTTGTCTACAGTCATGCATCTAAAATGTACCAGAGATGGGACTTCAAGTCAGGATTTCCTAAATTTAAGTCTCTAACCACTAGattataacttttcttttttcagagtaAGAATTGTGAAATCATTCTTCCAtgtaacaatcacccagccacttagattctaaatttttttttattttattctctaattAATCTCCATCctcttttattctctatttattctctaaaaaaatattatttttttctccagtctACTTAAAGGCAAACTGGTATAGTACAGTGAtgttcaaactcaaatagaaagatgAGCCACTAGATCATACAGAGAGAACCCTGCAGGCACACAGTGACCAGAAAACCACACATTATTACATTGTTAAATatctcccaattacattttcatctggttcaGACAAATCTTGGGAGTGTTACTGACCACCAATCACCCTGTGTTTGAAACCTCAGGTATAGTGGACAGATGGTCTTGGGTTCAAGAATCATGCCTAAAACATATGAGCTATATAACCTacactgaacaaatcactttattACTCTCTAAGATGCTGAATTATGGAAAGTTTGATTCTTCTATGGACAATGCTTCCACACTGGAAGTGGTCCACACTGATGGTATCACAAGTGTAGACTACCATTCCAAAAATGGAGGGTGGAACTGaggatttttctccttcccctctggtttttttttttttttgtttgtttgtttgttttttagggttttgcaaggcaaaagggttaagtggcttgcccaaggccatacagctaggtaattattaagtgtctgagaccggtgctttatccactacgccacctagctgcccctatccttcCCCTCTTAAAGCTAGCTTACATCTCAATCTTTTTGTCACATCCATCGCTCTCTCCCATGATCCACAAGTCCCCACTTAAATCCAAAATCATATAGTAAAGGGGGGAAGGTTTGATAACTGAATTTATTACCCAAGTTATTATATTCCCCCAGATCAATGAGtcaaagggaaagagggaggtacACTAGAACTAAGGAGGTACAGAAATGAAACTAGGAATCTGGAGACCCAGATTCTGGTCTTGTCCATGTCACTAATTAACGACATAACCTCACTCaactttctcatttgaaaaatgagggccTTGAATAAGATAACCTTTGGTTATTCCATGATTCATATTACCTTTATGCTTCATACACTGtaaggtgtttaataaatctttattcatTGACTGACCAACAATGAGGTGAATTTCTGAAAAAGTATCTTTCCAACATTCCCAATCTTGGGAATgttgagcaaaaaacaaaaataaggaaagggTGGGAAAATGGAAGAATGGAGTATAGGCCTCACAGAAAGACTATTCCTCAATTACATCtctcattttgatatttcttgAAATGA from Macrotis lagotis isolate mMagLag1 chromosome 6, bilby.v1.9.chrom.fasta, whole genome shotgun sequence encodes:
- the IGFBP2 gene encoding insulin-like growth factor-binding protein 2 isoform X1 translates to MLPRLSGPALLPLLLLPLLPSLLAGGGSPGALAEVLFRCPPCTPERLAACAPPAAGPAAPPALPPAAAAVLPCAELVREPGCGCCPVCARLEGEACGVYTPRCAQGLRCYPNPGSELPLQALVQGEGTCAKRRDTEYGASQEQVAGVDDHEWLLPLVEVLLNSEASNKDNIDDSDGGLAENHVDGTVSVIGGGGRKPHKSGMKELAVIREKVIGQHRQLGKVTMHHHIHEDTKKLRPPPTRTPCQQELDQVLERISTMRLPDERGPLEHLYSLHIPNCDKQGLYNLKQCKMSLNGQRGECWCVNPHTGKLIQGAPTIRGDPECHLFYTEQETRGVQAQRMQ
- the IGFBP2 gene encoding insulin-like growth factor-binding protein 2 isoform X2, with the protein product MLPRLSGPALLPLLLLPLLPSLLAGGGSPGALAEVLFRCPPCTPERLAACAPPAAGPAAPPALPPAAAAVLPCAELVREPGCGCCPVCARLEGEACGVYTPRCAQGLRCYPNPGSELPLQALVQGEGTCAKRRDTEYGASQEQVADNIDDSDGGLAENHVDGTVSVIGGGGRKPHKSGMKELAVIREKVIGQHRQLGKVTMHHHIHEDTKKLRPPPTRTPCQQELDQVLERISTMRLPDERGPLEHLYSLHIPNCDKQGLYNLKQCKMSLNGQRGECWCVNPHTGKLIQGAPTIRGDPECHLFYTEQETRGVQAQRMQ